From Paenibacillus sp. PL2-23:
CGGCTGTATTGCTTGCGCTGTTCCTGTATGCAGAGACCAAAGCCAAGGATCCCATCATTAAGCTGGATCTGTTCAGCAGGCGGCTGTTCACAAGCAGCATGATGATCAGTCTATTGTATGGGGGCGTGATGATTGCGGGCGCCACCTACATCCCTATCTTTATACAGGGCGTGTTCGGCGTCAGCGCGACGCAGACGAGCACAGTGCTTATTCCCATGATGCTGGGTGTTGTGCTTAGCAGCCAAATCGGCGGACGAATCGCAGGCAAGTATCCGTTCCGCAATATTATGCTGGTCTCGGCGTTTACGCTGATGCTGGGCACAAGCCTGCTTGGATTTGTTATGGATGCCGATACAAGCAGATGGTTGATTACCGTCTTTATGGTCATCGTAGGCCTTGGCATGGGGGTTTCCTTCTCGCTGCTGAATATCTCGACGCTCAGCTCCGTGCCGCCGCAATATAAGGGCTCTGCGTCCTCTCTGATCACCTTCTTCCGGACAATCGGCTCCGCGCTTGGCGTAACGGTATTCGGTGTGCTGCAGAAATCCAGCTTCCAGGCTGGCGTCGAGGAGCTGCCGAACCTGAATCCGGAGATGGCTGCCGGAATCAAGGGTGGGCAGGCGCTCCTAGATCCCGCAATTCAGCAGCAGATGGGATTGACGCCTGAAATTGTCCAAGTGCTGCTGGGCAAGCTGGCGGATTCCATTGTGTTCGTATTTCAGTGGTCTGTCATGCTTCCATTAGTTGCGCTTGTATTCGTATTCCTGATGGGGAGCTCCCGTCTTGAAGCTAATCCGCAAGCCCCTGCTCGGGGAGGGCATCAAGCGAAGCCTTCCCCAACCCGGAGCTAGCCGCTGTGATGATGAGGCTGCTGGTGCTGGGGCTGTTGATGGAGATGGAGCGCCATCCCTACGACATCAGACAGACGATCAAGGAGCGC
This genomic window contains:
- a CDS encoding MDR family MFS transporter, with translation MQLDANKSNVRLVVAGLLLGLFMAALDQTIVSTAMTTIIKKLGGFEYFIWVYSAYMIAMVVATPIFGKLSDMYGRRRFFLLGLVLFVAGSILCGTSQNMEQLIIYRAIQGIGGGALMPIVFTIIFDLFPGEKRGKMMGLFGAVFGISSVFGPIMGGAITDQFSWRWIFYINVPIGILSYFFIWRGYHESRNPNKQYIDWAGAILLTASILTLMFGLELGGTEGWAWQSVQTISLFASSAVLLALFLYAETKAKDPIIKLDLFSRRLFTSSMMISLLYGGVMIAGATYIPIFIQGVFGVSATQTSTVLIPMMLGVVLSSQIGGRIAGKYPFRNIMLVSAFTLMLGTSLLGFVMDADTSRWLITVFMVIVGLGMGVSFSLLNISTLSSVPPQYKGSASSLITFFRTIGSALGVTVFGVLQKSSFQAGVEELPNLNPEMAAGIKGGQALLDPAIQQQMGLTPEIVQVLLGKLADSIVFVFQWSVMLPLVALVFVFLMGSSRLEANPQAPARGGHQAKPSPTRS